CTGCCGCAAATCAAAGCGGGTTTGCCCCCGGAGCTCGATATCAAGCCCCTGGCCGACCAGTCGATATTCGTTCGGGCGTCGATCGACGGCGTGGTCAAAGAAGCCACGATTGCTGCCTGCCTGACGGGATTGATGATTCTGATTTTCCTGGGAAGCTGGCGCAGCACGCTGATCATTGCGGTTTCGATTCCGCTGTCGATCTTGACGTCGATCATCGTACTGAGCGCTCTGGGCGAAACCATCAACATCATGACGCTGGGCGGGCTGGCATTGGCGGTCGGAATTCTGGTTGACGACGCCACTGTGGAGATCGAGAACATTAACCGCAACATTGCGCAAGGGAAGGAAATTCAGCAGGCCATTCTCGATGGCGCACAACAGATCGCAGTGCCTGCCTTCGTTTCGACGCTGTGCATCTGCATTGTGTTCGTTCCCATGTTTTTCCTGACCGGAGTCGCGCGCTACCTGTTCGTCCCGCTCGCGGAATCGGTGGTCTTCGCCATGCTGGCGTCGTATCTGCTGTCGCGCACCCTCGTGCCAACCATGGCGAAATATCTTTTGCGCGGACATGAACACGAGGCCGAGCATCTGTCCGGTTCCAGCCGTAATCCGCTGGTCCGGCTGCAAGTTCGTTTTGAAGAAAGTTTCGAGCGGCTTCGCGCAGGTTACCAGGGCATTCTGGAGCGTTGCCTGCATCATCGCCGCGCCTTTCTGGTGGGGGTGCTGGCCTTCTCCATCGTCTCGTTAGCGGCACTGATTCCCTTTCTCGGGCAGGATTTCTTTCCCAGCGTGGACAGCGGTCAATTCAAACTCCACCTCCGCGCGCCGACGGGAACTCGCATCGAGGAAACAGCTCGTCTTTGCGATCTGGTCGAACAATCGATCCGGCAGCAGGTTCCTCCCGACGAAGTTTCGAGCATCATCGACAACATCGGGATTCCCTATAGCGGCATCAACTTGTCCTACAGCAATTCGGGGTTAATCGGACCGGCGGACGCCGACATTTTAGTGAGTCTGTCGCCGAAACATCAGCCGACGGAGAAGTATGTTCACGATCTGCGACTCCGGCTGGCGGATCAGTTTCCTGGCGTTACGTTTTCATTTCTTCCGGCCGACATCGTGAGCCAGATTCTGAATTTCGGTCTGCCTGCGCCGATCGACATTCAGATCGCGGGCAACGATCTGGCGGGAGATCGCCGTTACGCCGACAACGTGCTGCGAATGGTGCGCGAAGTACCGGGGACCGCGGACCTTCGCATTCAACAGCCTTTCGATCAGCCGGAGCTCTACATTAATGTGGACCGAACCAAAGCCAATGAAATCGGTTACACGCAACACGATGTAGCGCAAAACCTGCTGGTCTCGCTCAGCGGCAGCTTCCAGACCTCACCGACCTTCTGGCTGGATCCCGCCAATCATGTGAGCTACTCGATTGCAACGCAGACCCCGCAATATAGGGTGCAATCGCTGCAAGATCTCGAGAACATTCCGGTGACGGGACCGAATCCAGCGGCTCCGCCGGAAATCATGGGCAGTCTGGCATCGGTTACGCGGCGGGTTCACATGCCCGTGGTATCGCACTACGACATTCGTCCCGTGATCGATATCTACGGCTCGGTGCAGGGGCGCGATCTGGGAGCGGTGGCAGGGCAGATCAATCAGATCGTCGCCCAAACACAGTCGTCGCTGCCCCGCGGTTCGCAGGTAATCGTGCGCGGGCAGGTGCAGACCATGCGTTCTTCGTATATCGGGCTGTTGGCGGGACTGGCATTTTCCATTCTGCTGGTCTACCTGCTGATTGTGGTGAATTTTCAGTCGTGGCTCGATCCCTTTATCATTATTTCTGCGCTGCCGGCGGCGCTGGCGGGCATCGCATGGTTTCTCTTTGTGAGCCATACCTCGGTAAGCGTGCCGGCGCTGACTGGAACGATTATGTGTATGGGAGTGGCGACGGCCAATAGTATTCTGGTAGTGAGCTTTGCCACTGAGCAAATGCAGGAAGGAAAGGACGCGGTCGCGGCGGCGCTGGCCGCGGGAGCGACCAGATTTCGTCCGGTGCTGATGACCGCGCTGGCGATGATCATCGGCATGGTGCCGATGGCTCTGGGGCTGGGCGAAGGCGGCGAACAGAATGCGCCCCTGGGCCGAGCGGTCATCGGGGGATTGCTGTTCGCGACGGTTGCGACGCTGTTGTTCGTGCCTACGTTATTCAGTGTGCTACACGGTTTGCGCAGGGGCGGCGCGCCGGAGAAGCACGTTAAGCTGACAGTACAGGAATCTTGAATAGAAGGTGGGGACTTATGCCGGTAACTTTGGATACAGAAGCGCAGGTTTCGGTTCAGCCTGCTTCGGCTCAGGCAGAGTTAGTAAAGTCGGGTAAACCCGGACCGAGAAACTGGGTAGCAGCGATTGTAGTTTCGCTCGCGATCCTGGGCGCCTTGACGTTTGGGATTTTGCCGCGCGTGACGGCGCGCAACACTTTGCGAAGAGAAACTGCGCAGATGGCGCTGCCGACGGTCGCGGTCGTCCATCCCGAACATACATCTCCGGCGAACGAAGTTGTTCTTCCTGCGAACGTACAGGCATTTGTCAGCGCGCCGATTTACGCCCGAACGAACGGCTATCTGAAGAAGTGGTACGTCGACATCGGCGCCCATGTGAAGCAGGGGCAACTCCTCGCCGAGATTGAAACCCCGGAAGTCGATCAGCAACTGCAACAGGCCCGCGCCGATCTGGGGACCTCACAAGCCAACCTTCATCTGGCGGGGATCACGGCTGATCGCTATCAGGACTTGCTCAAAACGAACTCGGTTTCGCAGCAGGAGACTGACAATGCCGTTGGAGCGTTGGCAGCCGACAAAGCGACCGTGGCGGCGAGCCAGGCGAACGTGAGCCGCCTTGAGCAGTTGCAGTCTTTCGAGAAAATCTACGCTCCATTCAATGGCATCATCACTGCGCGCAAGACCGACATAGGCGATTTGATCGACGCGGGCGCCAGCGGAGGTTCGAAGACCGATCTTTTCGATATAGCCCAGGCCGACAAGCTACGCGTTTACGCCAATGTGCCCGAGGCCTATTCGCAGGCCGCAAAGCCGGGCTTGACGGCGAGTTTGAGTTTAGCCGAATTCCCCGGCCGGCTGTTTGAAGGCCGACTGGTGCGTACTGCCGAAGCAATCGATCCAGGGTCTCGCACGTTGCTTGTAGAGATCGATGTGGCGAATCCAACCGGAGTATTGCTCACGGGCTCCTACGCCGAAGTTCATCTCAAGCTGCCCGGCGGAGCGTCTTCCTATATTGTGCCCGTCAACGCTTTGTTGTTCCGCAAAGAGGGACTCCGCATCGCCATTGTGAAAGATGGCAAGGCTGCGTTGAGGCCAGTGACACCCGGCCATGATTTCGGCGATCAGATCGAGATTGTCGGAGGGCTCCAGGGAGACGAATCGATCATCGTCAATCCTCCGGACTCCATCATCTCTGGGCAACCGGTGCGGATCGCGCAGTCTGCTGCGGGAGATTCTTTATGAGAGTGATGACAGGCCACGCCTTTGCAAACCGGGGGTTGCGACTCGCGTTTCTAGCAAGCCTGCTTCCGCTCTTGCTGGCAGGGTGCGAAGTCGGTCCGCATTATGCCCGGCCCAACGTGCCCGCGCCTCCCGCGTACAAAGAGTTGCCGCCCGAGTGGACGACGGCACAACCCAGCGACGCTGTTGCCCGCGGCAAGTGGTGGGAAATATTTCAGGATTCAAAGCTGAATCAACTCGAAGAACAGATCAACGTATCGAACCAAAACCTGAAAGCCGCACAGGCGCAATATGTGCAAGCCCGGGCTTTGGTCCGGCAGAACCGAGCGGATTACTTCCCGACGGTCACGACTGGACTTTCGGCGACCCGGGATCATCAGTCGCAGAATCGGCCGCTATTTAGTCAGTCAAGCAGCACCTATACCGACATTGTCCTGCCGGTTTCCGCATCTTACGAAGCTGACGTCTGGGGCCGGGTCCGGCGAACTGTCGAAGCCAGCCGCGCCGAGGCGCAGGCCACTGCGGCAGACCTGGAGTCAGTGAACCTGAGCTTGCACGCGGAACTTGCAGCCGATTACTTCCAACTGTGCGAACTGGATGCCGAGGAGCAACTGCTGGTCTCAACCGTCTCGGCCTATGAACAGGCGCTCGCCCTTACACAGAATCGTTTTAAAGGCGGAGTCGCGTCGGAAGTAGACGTGGCCCAGGCGCAAACGCAGCTCGAAACCACGCGCGCGCAGGCCATCGATGTTGGAGTGCAGAGGGCACAGGACGAACACGCGATTGCTGTCCTCGTGGGCCAGCCGGCTTCCACATTCAGCGTGGCATCGTCTCCGCTGACCCTGACTCCTCCGATAATTCCCGCGGGCATGCCCTCAGAACTGCTTCAGCGTAGGCCCGATGTGGCGGCCGCGGAACGCCGCGTTGCCGCCGCCAATGCCAACATCGGTGTCGCCAAAGCCGCCTACTTTCCCAACTTGTCTCTGACGGCGTCGGGAGGATTTGAGAGCAACACCATTACCAATCTTTTGTCGGGACCGAGCGGATTCCTGCTGGCGGGCGCGTCGGCAATGGAAACGGTTTTCGATGCCGGCCGGCGTCACGCCGTCTCCGACCAGGCGCAAGCCGCGTACGATCAATCGGTCGCCAACTACCGCGAGACTGTCCTCACGTCGTTTCAGGATGCGGAAGATAATCTGGCCGCGCTTCGAATCCTGCAGGAGGAAGCCAAGACCCAGCAGGCAGCGGTAGCGGCCGCGCGGCGCTCCCTGAATCTTTCCCTCAACCGCTACAAGGGCGGGGTGACGACATATCTGGAAGTGACCACCGCGCAAGCTCTGGCTTTGTCGGACGAGAGAGCGGCAGTGCAGATCCTCGGCCGCCGCATGACAGCGAGTGTTTTACTCGTGCGCGCGCTGGGTGGAGGCTGGGATAGTTCGACTCTGCCGCAAAGGCCCGAGTGCTGCGGCAAGCTGATCAGCCGGGTAAATGGGACGCCAGGAGACAATTCTCATTGAAAAAGCGGCCCTGTTTCTCAGTC
Above is a window of Candidatus Sulfotelmatobacter sp. DNA encoding:
- a CDS encoding efflux transporter outer membrane subunit, which codes for MRVMTGHAFANRGLRLAFLASLLPLLLAGCEVGPHYARPNVPAPPAYKELPPEWTTAQPSDAVARGKWWEIFQDSKLNQLEEQINVSNQNLKAAQAQYVQARALVRQNRADYFPTVTTGLSATRDHQSQNRPLFSQSSSTYTDIVLPVSASYEADVWGRVRRTVEASRAEAQATAADLESVNLSLHAELAADYFQLCELDAEEQLLVSTVSAYEQALALTQNRFKGGVASEVDVAQAQTQLETTRAQAIDVGVQRAQDEHAIAVLVGQPASTFSVASSPLTLTPPIIPAGMPSELLQRRPDVAAAERRVAAANANIGVAKAAYFPNLSLTASGGFESNTITNLLSGPSGFLLAGASAMETVFDAGRRHAVSDQAQAAYDQSVANYRETVLTSFQDAEDNLAALRILQEEAKTQQAAVAAARRSLNLSLNRYKGGVTTYLEVTTAQALALSDERAAVQILGRRMTASVLLVRALGGGWDSSTLPQRPECCGKLISRVNGTPGDNSH
- a CDS encoding efflux RND transporter periplasmic adaptor subunit, which produces MPVTLDTEAQVSVQPASAQAELVKSGKPGPRNWVAAIVVSLAILGALTFGILPRVTARNTLRRETAQMALPTVAVVHPEHTSPANEVVLPANVQAFVSAPIYARTNGYLKKWYVDIGAHVKQGQLLAEIETPEVDQQLQQARADLGTSQANLHLAGITADRYQDLLKTNSVSQQETDNAVGALAADKATVAASQANVSRLEQLQSFEKIYAPFNGIITARKTDIGDLIDAGASGGSKTDLFDIAQADKLRVYANVPEAYSQAAKPGLTASLSLAEFPGRLFEGRLVRTAEAIDPGSRTLLVEIDVANPTGVLLTGSYAEVHLKLPGGASSYIVPVNALLFRKEGLRIAIVKDGKAALRPVTPGHDFGDQIEIVGGLQGDESIIVNPPDSIISGQPVRIAQSAAGDSL
- a CDS encoding efflux RND transporter permease subunit, with protein sequence MWIVRLALRRPYTFVVLAILILIVGTFSIFRTPTDIFPNINIPVVSIIWSYNGLNAQDMSDRIVSVTERSLTTTVDNIEHIESQSLNGIAVVKVFFQPSANIERAIAQVTAVSQTQLRQLPQGTTPPLVISYSASSVPILQLALSGGKLSEQQLNDFGLNFIRTRLITVEGASVPYPYGGKQRQVQIDLNTAALQSKGLSPLDVVNAVSAQNLILPSGTAKIGSKEYDVDINGSPTSIAELNRLPIKTVGSSTIYINDVGWVRDGFPPQTNIVRVDGQRSVLLTVQKAGNASTLNVITGIKSLLPQIKAGLPPELDIKPLADQSIFVRASIDGVVKEATIAACLTGLMILIFLGSWRSTLIIAVSIPLSILTSIIVLSALGETINIMTLGGLALAVGILVDDATVEIENINRNIAQGKEIQQAILDGAQQIAVPAFVSTLCICIVFVPMFFLTGVARYLFVPLAESVVFAMLASYLLSRTLVPTMAKYLLRGHEHEAEHLSGSSRNPLVRLQVRFEESFERLRAGYQGILERCLHHRRAFLVGVLAFSIVSLAALIPFLGQDFFPSVDSGQFKLHLRAPTGTRIEETARLCDLVEQSIRQQVPPDEVSSIIDNIGIPYSGINLSYSNSGLIGPADADILVSLSPKHQPTEKYVHDLRLRLADQFPGVTFSFLPADIVSQILNFGLPAPIDIQIAGNDLAGDRRYADNVLRMVREVPGTADLRIQQPFDQPELYINVDRTKANEIGYTQHDVAQNLLVSLSGSFQTSPTFWLDPANHVSYSIATQTPQYRVQSLQDLENIPVTGPNPAAPPEIMGSLASVTRRVHMPVVSHYDIRPVIDIYGSVQGRDLGAVAGQINQIVAQTQSSLPRGSQVIVRGQVQTMRSSYIGLLAGLAFSILLVYLLIVVNFQSWLDPFIIISALPAALAGIAWFLFVSHTSVSVPALTGTIMCMGVATANSILVVSFATEQMQEGKDAVAAALAAGATRFRPVLMTALAMIIGMVPMALGLGEGGEQNAPLGRAVIGGLLFATVATLLFVPTLFSVLHGLRRGGAPEKHVKLTVQES